The following proteins come from a genomic window of Acetivibrio cellulolyticus CD2:
- the mnmE gene encoding tRNA uridine-5-carboxymethylaminomethyl(34) synthesis GTPase MnmE: MLYNEDTITAISTPHGNGGIGIIRLSGERAFEISEGIFQGKKDFDKVKTHTINYGKIIDSSTGEVLDEVLISKMCKPNTFTREDVVEINCHGGTVVLKNILELILKKGARLAEPGEFTKRAFLNGRIDLSQAEAVIDLINAKTNESSKAAVDQLEGKLSVKLKEARSKLIELIAHIEVTVDYPEHDIEEITGQKIYTEIKDIKEKLSSIIEGFEKGRIIREGINAVIVGRPNVGKSSLLNELTGKSRAIVTDIPGTTRDIIEDYINLNGVPVRIIDTAGIRETEDVVEKIGVEKTHKEVDSADLIIMMIDADQGVNQEDIDILNKIKEKKAIIILNKIDMVSEDKILDIENKLGNKNVIRMSLKEDVGTADLGNAVVELFMKGEVSINNEVLITNIRHKNLIDKAIESIDFAIGAHESGMPLDMITIDIVNSAQYLGEITGESVSEDVMHEIFSRFCLGK; encoded by the coding sequence ATGTTATATAATGAAGATACAATTACAGCTATTTCGACTCCACATGGAAATGGTGGAATAGGTATAATAAGATTAAGCGGAGAAAGAGCTTTTGAAATATCTGAAGGGATATTTCAAGGAAAAAAAGATTTTGATAAAGTAAAAACGCATACAATAAACTATGGGAAAATAATAGATTCTAGCACAGGTGAAGTACTAGATGAAGTTCTTATTTCAAAAATGTGCAAGCCTAATACTTTCACTAGAGAAGATGTTGTGGAAATAAACTGTCATGGTGGTACGGTAGTATTAAAAAATATTCTTGAGCTAATATTAAAGAAAGGCGCCAGACTTGCGGAACCTGGTGAGTTCACAAAGCGTGCTTTTTTAAATGGAAGAATAGATTTATCCCAGGCAGAAGCCGTAATTGATCTTATAAATGCAAAAACTAATGAGAGTTCAAAAGCGGCTGTTGATCAACTCGAAGGAAAACTATCTGTTAAACTTAAAGAAGCAAGAAGTAAGCTTATTGAACTAATTGCACATATTGAAGTTACGGTTGATTACCCCGAGCACGACATTGAAGAGATTACAGGTCAAAAAATATATACTGAAATAAAGGATATAAAAGAAAAGTTAAGTAGTATTATCGAAGGATTTGAAAAGGGTAGGATAATAAGAGAAGGAATAAATGCTGTAATTGTTGGAAGACCAAATGTAGGAAAGTCATCTCTATTGAACGAGTTAACAGGAAAGAGCAGAGCGATTGTAACAGATATACCTGGGACAACAAGGGATATTATTGAAGATTATATTAATTTGAATGGCGTTCCTGTAAGAATTATTGATACTGCAGGTATTAGGGAAACTGAAGATGTGGTTGAAAAGATTGGTGTTGAGAAAACACACAAGGAAGTTGATTCCGCTGACCTTATAATAATGATGATAGATGCGGATCAAGGTGTTAATCAAGAAGACATTGATATTTTAAATAAAATTAAAGAAAAAAAGGCAATTATAATACTAAATAAGATTGATATGGTAAGTGAAGATAAGATACTGGATATAGAAAATAAGCTTGGCAATAAAAATGTTATAAGAATGTCTTTGAAAGAAGATGTAGGAACAGCTGATCTTGGAAATGCAGTAGTTGAGCTTTTTATGAAAGGCGAAGTTAGCATAAATAATGAAGTTTTAATTACAAATATAAGACACAAGAACCTGATTGACAAAGCAATTGAAAGTATTGATTTTGCAATTGGTGCACATGAAAGCGGTATGCCGTTGGACATGATTACTATTGATATAGTAAATTCTGCACAGTATCTGGGAGAAATTACAGGAGAGTCTGTGAGTGAAGACGTTATGCACGAAATATTCAGCAGGTTTTGTCTGGGAAAGTGA
- the noc gene encoding nucleoid occlusion protein, translating to MLESRLQIAKVEKKDDLKNITYVGIDNIRPNPYQPRKQFNKISLEELCESIKQYGVIQPINVRKLSSNMYELVAGERRLRAATMAGLREIPAIIIDINDNDSAVLALIENLQREDLSYMEEAEGYNNLISDHGFTQEELAAKIGKSQSTIANKIRLLKLPPLVKKILADNSLTERHARALLKLHDEQLQLKVLKNVCEKGLNVKRTEDLVEKAIDRFTKQENEKKNKGKFTKAIKDIRIFVNTIKQAIDLMKKSGVDAKAAQFDRGSYVEFIVRIPK from the coding sequence ATGTTAGAAAGCAGATTGCAGATTGCAAAGGTTGAAAAGAAGGATGATTTAAAGAATATTACGTATGTTGGTATTGACAACATCAGGCCTAATCCTTACCAACCAAGAAAGCAGTTTAACAAGATCTCATTAGAGGAGTTGTGTGAGTCAATCAAACAATATGGAGTTATTCAGCCTATCAATGTTAGGAAGTTATCCTCAAACATGTACGAACTTGTTGCAGGTGAGAGAAGACTTAGAGCAGCAACTATGGCAGGTCTTAGGGAGATTCCTGCAATTATCATAGACATAAACGATAACGATTCTGCTGTATTGGCATTAATAGAAAATCTTCAAAGAGAAGATTTAAGTTATATGGAAGAGGCTGAAGGTTATAATAATTTGATAAGTGATCATGGGTTTACACAGGAAGAGCTTGCAGCGAAAATAGGGAAAAGTCAATCAACAATAGCAAATAAAATCAGATTATTAAAGCTCCCGCCTTTAGTTAAAAAGATACTTGCTGACAATAGCTTAACTGAAAGACATGCAAGAGCATTGTTAAAACTTCATGATGAGCAGCTTCAATTAAAAGTTTTAAAGAATGTTTGCGAAAAAGGGCTTAATGTAAAAAGAACTGAGGATCTCGTAGAGAAAGCTATAGATAGATTCACAAAGCAGGAAAATGAGAAAAAGAATAAAGGAAAATTTACAAAAGCCATAAAGGATATAAGAATATTTGTCAATACAATAAAACAGGCTATAGATTTAATGAAAAAATCTGGTGTTGATGCAAAAGCGGCTCAATTTGACAGAGGAAGTTATGTTGAATTTATAGTTAGAATACCAAAATAA
- the gyrA gene encoding DNA gyrase subunit A: MADINDVKDQSIIPVDIEAEMKNSFINYAMSVIVDRALPDVRDGLKPVHRRILYGMFGLGFTPDKAHRKCATTVGEVLGKYHPHGDAAVYDSMVRMAQDFSLRYRLVDGHGNFGSVDGDPPAAMRYTEARLAKISMEMIRDINKDTVDFKPNFDEHEIEPVVLPSRFPNLLVNGSSGIAVGMATNIPPQNLSEVIDGIVKVIEEPQTTIDELNKIIKGPDFPTAGIIVGKSGIRDAYRTGRGRIIMRAVTNIEQMSPNKQRIVVTELPYQVNKARLVEKIADLVKEKRIENISDLRDESDRTGMRIVIELKREANANIVLNQLFKFTQMQETFSVNMLALVQTPDKKFEPHVINLRQAIDHYVDHQKDVIVRRTRFELDKAEARAHILEGLKIAIDNLDEVIRIIRSSKNETNAKENLMERFSFSEKQAQAIVDMRLGRLTALEREKLEAEYQELLAKIKYYKDVLANEFMVLDIIKEELGEIKGKFGDERRTKIIPDETDFDVEDLIEEQDSVITLTHFGYVKRLPTDTYKSQRRGGKGIIGLSTREEDFVENLFTTSTHDYIMFFTNKGKVYRLKTYEIPEAGRQAKGTAIVNLLQLDQEEKVTTVIPIKEYKEGMYLILATKNGVVKKTDLMEYDHIRKGGLTAVALRENDELIDVRLTDGTKDILLVTKNGMSIRFNEEDVRPLGRVSQGVRGIKLDDDDVVIGMGVFIEDTSLLVVTERGFGKRTELEEYKVQTRGGKGILTYRVTEKTGKIAGMKLVNEKDDVMLISSDGTIIRINVNDISVLGRATQGVTLMRMDESVYLVGIARIINEEEDSSEDTEDEILEDVTEINEEKEQSDNE; this comes from the coding sequence ATGGCAGATATAAATGATGTCAAGGACCAAAGTATAATACCTGTTGACATTGAAGCCGAAATGAAGAATTCATTTATAAATTATGCTATGAGTGTTATAGTGGATCGAGCATTACCTGATGTAAGAGATGGTTTGAAGCCAGTTCACAGAAGAATTTTATATGGTATGTTTGGGCTAGGTTTTACACCGGATAAGGCACATAGAAAGTGTGCTACCACCGTAGGGGAAGTTTTGGGTAAATATCATCCACATGGAGATGCAGCTGTTTATGACAGTATGGTTCGTATGGCGCAGGACTTCTCTTTAAGGTATCGGTTAGTTGATGGTCATGGTAATTTTGGATCTGTAGATGGTGACCCTCCGGCAGCTATGAGGTATACCGAAGCTAGGCTAGCCAAAATTTCCATGGAAATGATAAGGGATATAAATAAAGATACAGTTGATTTCAAGCCAAATTTTGATGAGCACGAAATCGAACCTGTTGTTCTTCCATCAAGATTTCCAAATCTTTTAGTCAATGGTTCTTCAGGAATTGCCGTGGGTATGGCTACCAATATTCCACCTCAAAACCTTAGCGAAGTTATTGATGGAATAGTAAAAGTTATAGAAGAACCCCAAACAACAATTGATGAATTGAATAAAATAATTAAAGGTCCTGATTTCCCAACAGCAGGTATAATAGTTGGAAAGTCAGGTATAAGAGATGCCTATAGGACAGGTAGAGGCAGAATAATAATGAGGGCAGTTACAAATATTGAGCAAATGAGCCCCAATAAGCAGAGAATAGTAGTTACTGAGTTGCCTTATCAGGTAAATAAAGCAAGACTGGTTGAAAAGATTGCAGATCTTGTAAAAGAAAAGAGAATAGAGAATATTTCTGATTTGAGGGATGAATCGGATAGAACGGGAATGCGCATTGTTATTGAGCTTAAAAGAGAAGCCAATGCCAATATTGTGTTGAATCAGCTCTTTAAGTTCACTCAGATGCAGGAGACTTTCAGTGTTAATATGCTTGCCCTGGTTCAGACACCGGATAAGAAGTTCGAGCCACATGTAATAAACTTAAGACAGGCAATAGACCATTATGTAGATCATCAGAAGGATGTAATTGTACGGAGAACCAGATTTGAACTTGATAAAGCTGAAGCTAGAGCACATATTTTGGAAGGTTTGAAGATAGCTATAGATAACCTAGATGAGGTTATTAGAATAATAAGATCTTCCAAAAATGAAACAAATGCAAAAGAGAATTTGATGGAAAGATTCAGTTTTAGCGAAAAGCAAGCTCAGGCAATTGTAGATATGAGACTTGGAAGGCTGACAGCTTTGGAAAGAGAAAAGCTCGAAGCAGAATATCAGGAATTGCTTGCAAAAATAAAATATTACAAAGATGTTTTGGCAAATGAGTTTATGGTTTTAGATATTATTAAGGAAGAACTTGGTGAGATAAAGGGAAAATTTGGTGATGAAAGAAGGACTAAAATAATTCCTGATGAAACCGACTTTGATGTGGAAGATTTGATAGAAGAGCAGGACAGTGTTATTACTCTTACTCATTTCGGGTATGTGAAGAGGCTTCCTACAGACACTTATAAGAGTCAGAGGAGGGGCGGAAAAGGAATTATTGGGTTGAGTACAAGAGAAGAGGACTTTGTTGAAAATCTGTTTACAACGTCCACTCACGATTACATTATGTTCTTTACAAACAAAGGGAAGGTATATAGGTTAAAGACCTATGAAATACCTGAAGCAGGAAGACAGGCAAAAGGAACTGCTATAGTGAATCTTCTCCAGTTGGATCAGGAAGAAAAAGTTACTACAGTTATTCCTATAAAAGAATATAAAGAAGGTATGTACCTTATACTTGCTACTAAAAATGGAGTTGTAAAGAAAACAGATCTTATGGAATATGACCATATTAGAAAAGGTGGACTTACTGCTGTTGCGTTAAGGGAGAATGACGAGCTTATTGATGTCAGACTTACTGATGGTACAAAAGATATTTTGCTTGTTACAAAAAATGGTATGTCTATAAGATTCAATGAAGAGGATGTAAGACCTTTAGGTAGGGTTTCCCAAGGTGTTAGAGGAATAAAACTCGATGATGATGACGTAGTAATAGGTATGGGAGTCTTTATTGAAGATACCAGCTTGCTTGTAGTAACTGAAAGAGGATTTGGAAAGAGAACCGAGCTTGAAGAATATAAGGTTCAAACAAGAGGTGGAAAAGGTATCTTGACCTACAGGGTAACAGAAAAGACAGGTAAGATAGCTGGAATGAAACTTGTTAATGAAAAGGATGATGTAATGTTAATAAGTTCTGATGGAACTATTATCAGAATAAACGTTAATGATATAAGTGTTTTAGGAAGAGCGACTCAAGGGGTAACTCTGATGAGAATGGATGAATCAGTCTATTTAGTTGGAATTGCAAGGATAATAAATGAAGAAGAAGATTCTTCGGAAGATACAGAAGATGAGATTTTAGAAGATGTAACGGAAATAAATGAAGAAAAAGAGCAATCAGATAACGAGTAA
- the rsmG gene encoding 16S rRNA (guanine(527)-N(7))-methyltransferase RsmG: MSEFVVNVIFSLFLILKNGDCVVDNVDNELKNLLIAGANEFNIPLNEEQAEKFFKYKNVLKEWNEKINLTAIEDDRDIIIKHFIDSLSILPLIKGDNIKLIDVGTGAGFPGIPVKIARESIEVTLLDSLDKRVKFLNEVIKEDGLTGIKALHGRAEEKAVLPEFREKYDICTARAVASLPVLIEYCLPFVKVGGCFIAMKGSSTEEIDSSKKALDIIGGKIEEVKDFNLPFTDSKRNVIVIRKFRQTPTKYPRKAGKPSKEPLI; this comes from the coding sequence ATGAGTGAATTTGTAGTTAATGTTATATTTTCATTATTCCTAATATTGAAGAATGGAGATTGTGTTGTGGATAATGTTGATAATGAATTGAAAAACCTTCTTATAGCTGGAGCTAATGAATTTAATATACCTCTAAATGAGGAACAGGCTGAAAAGTTTTTTAAGTATAAAAATGTATTAAAAGAATGGAATGAAAAGATAAACCTAACAGCAATAGAGGATGATAGAGACATAATAATTAAGCATTTTATTGATTCATTAAGTATCCTGCCTCTTATAAAAGGTGATAATATAAAGCTTATTGATGTTGGTACTGGTGCTGGATTCCCTGGAATTCCGGTAAAAATTGCCCGGGAAAGTATAGAAGTAACTTTATTGGATTCACTGGATAAAAGAGTAAAGTTTTTAAATGAAGTTATAAAAGAGGATGGTTTAACTGGTATAAAAGCGCTCCATGGAAGAGCGGAAGAAAAAGCAGTTTTGCCTGAATTTAGAGAAAAGTATGATATATGTACTGCTAGAGCAGTCGCAAGCTTACCAGTGTTGATAGAATACTGTCTGCCATTTGTTAAAGTAGGAGGCTGCTTTATTGCCATGAAGGGAAGCAGTACAGAAGAGATTGATAGTTCAAAAAAAGCGTTGGATATAATAGGTGGAAAGATTGAAGAAGTTAAAGACTTTAACTTGCCTTTTACTGATAGTAAAAGAAATGTCATAGTCATAAGAAAGTTTCGACAGACTCCGACAAAATATCCGAGAAAAGCAGGTAAACCATCAAAAGAACCGTTGATTTAA
- the mnmG gene encoding tRNA uridine-5-carboxymethylaminomethyl(34) synthesis enzyme MnmG has protein sequence MEFIAGEYDVVVVGAGHAGCEAALASARLGVKTAVFAINLDSIGNMPCNPNIGGTAKGHLVREIDALGGEMGKNTDKTFIQSKILNSAKGPAVYSLRAQVDRRSYQIEMKHTLEKQENLDVKQAEIIEILREEKDGKFKITGVKTHTGSIYNCKAIILTTGTYLKGKIIIGDVSYSGGPDGLFPANKLSDSLKEMGIELLRLKTGTPARLNRRSIDFSKMEEQPGDDTIVPFSFENEEIKKEQVSCYLTYTNSETHSIIRENLHRSPLYGGMIEGIGPRYCPSIEDKVVRFAEKESHQVFVEPMGLNTQEMYLQGMSTSLPEDVQIKMMKTLPGLENVSVMRNAYAIEYDGINSTQLNLSLEFKHIDGLFSAGQINGSSGYEEAGSQGIMAGINAARKVKGEEPVILDRSEAYIGVLIDDLVTKGTKEPYRMMTSRSEYRLLLRQDNADIRLTPIGYRAGLISEERYRKFEIKKMEIEEEIKRLERTHVPPSEKVNAFLESKNSTPIKSGMKLSDLLKRPELDYDSLGAIDENRPELSFQVREQVSITIKYEGYIKRQMLQVEQFKKLENRKLSKDLDYIAIQGLRLEARQKLNQVKPESVGQASRISGVSPADISVLLIYLEQNRRKS, from the coding sequence ATGGAGTTCATTGCAGGGGAATATGATGTAGTGGTTGTTGGGGCGGGACATGCTGGCTGTGAAGCTGCGCTTGCTTCGGCAAGGCTTGGTGTTAAAACAGCTGTTTTTGCCATAAATCTTGACAGTATAGGAAATATGCCATGTAATCCAAATATTGGGGGTACTGCCAAGGGACACCTTGTGCGTGAGATTGATGCTCTTGGTGGTGAAATGGGGAAAAATACAGATAAGACGTTTATACAATCTAAGATATTAAATTCTGCAAAGGGTCCTGCTGTATACTCTCTAAGAGCACAGGTAGACAGGAGAAGTTATCAGATAGAAATGAAACATACTCTTGAAAAGCAGGAAAATCTTGATGTAAAACAGGCTGAAATAATTGAGATCTTAAGGGAAGAGAAAGACGGCAAATTTAAGATAACTGGTGTTAAAACACATACAGGCAGTATTTATAATTGTAAAGCAATTATACTTACAACCGGGACGTATCTAAAAGGTAAAATTATTATTGGAGATGTAAGTTATAGCGGAGGACCTGATGGACTTTTCCCTGCAAACAAGCTATCTGACAGTTTGAAGGAAATGGGGATTGAACTGTTAAGGTTAAAAACTGGTACACCAGCCAGACTTAATAGAAGAAGTATTGATTTTTCAAAAATGGAAGAACAGCCTGGAGATGATACAATTGTACCTTTTTCATTTGAAAATGAGGAAATAAAAAAGGAACAGGTATCATGCTATCTTACATATACCAATAGTGAAACGCATTCAATTATAAGAGAGAATCTTCACAGGTCTCCACTTTATGGTGGAATGATTGAAGGTATTGGACCACGGTATTGTCCTTCAATAGAAGACAAAGTGGTAAGGTTTGCTGAAAAGGAATCTCATCAGGTTTTTGTTGAGCCAATGGGACTTAATACACAGGAGATGTATCTGCAGGGTATGTCAACAAGCCTTCCTGAGGATGTACAGATAAAGATGATGAAAACCTTGCCCGGGCTTGAGAATGTTTCAGTAATGAGAAATGCTTATGCAATAGAGTATGATGGGATAAATTCAACCCAACTAAATCTTTCTTTGGAATTTAAGCATATAGATGGGTTGTTTTCAGCAGGTCAGATTAATGGTAGCTCAGGATATGAAGAAGCCGGTTCTCAGGGGATTATGGCCGGTATAAATGCTGCCCGAAAAGTTAAAGGTGAAGAACCGGTTATATTGGATAGGTCTGAGGCGTATATAGGAGTACTTATAGATGATCTTGTTACAAAAGGTACAAAAGAACCTTATAGGATGATGACTTCTAGGTCTGAATACAGACTTTTATTAAGACAGGACAATGCAGATATTAGATTAACTCCAATAGGCTACCGCGCTGGGCTGATAAGTGAGGAAAGATACAGAAAGTTTGAAATAAAGAAAATGGAAATTGAAGAAGAAATAAAAAGGCTTGAAAGGACGCATGTTCCTCCAAGTGAGAAAGTAAACGCATTTTTGGAAAGTAAAAATAGTACGCCGATAAAGAGTGGAATGAAGTTGAGTGATTTGCTTAAGAGACCTGAACTTGACTATGATTCACTTGGGGCTATTGATGAAAACAGGCCGGAACTTAGTTTTCAAGTTAGGGAACAGGTTTCCATTACAATAAAGTATGAAGGTTATATAAAAAGGCAAATGCTGCAGGTTGAACAATTTAAAAAGCTTGAGAATAGGAAATTGAGTAAGGACCTTGACTATATAGCTATACAGGGGCTAAGACTTGAGGCAAGGCAAAAGCTTAATCAGGTAAAACCCGAATCAGTTGGACAAGCATCAAGGATATCAGGGGTTTCACCGGCAGATATATCGGTTTTGCTTATTTATTTGGAACAAAACAGGAGGAAGTCGTAA